DNA sequence from the Candidatus Saccharibacteria bacterium oral taxon 488 genome:
TGAGTCGGCTCGTCGTAGATGAGTTCAAGGACGGTCTTGAAGCCGGTTTTGGCGTGTTGCTCGGCGTTCGGGTTTGGTAGCGGCGTGGTGGTGCGCTCGCCGCGTTTATGGATCAAGGCAGTCAAGATATTATCCAGTGGCCGACCGGCAATGATGGTCAACATGGTCGAAAAAAGACTGCCGACGATGAAAATCGTACCAGTAATTAACCAGAACGCTGGGTGATTCCACGAGGTAAGACCAGTGATATTGAGGACGACACCACTGATGAGCGCCACCGCCATCTGCCCGGCCAGTGCACAAGCGAACAACATGCGCCGGTGGTATCGTCGAAAGCTGCAAATTGACGTGCCGCCAGCTGTCATCGCCACGTGACGGATCCCCGCCCGGGCGTAAACACGCCGATCCATGTTTGGCCGCGACCCAGGGTAAAGTCTTTGCCATTTTCGTCAAGCAGTTTGAGCGGTGCGGTGAGGCTATCTTTCTTCCAGGTGATGGCGGTAGCGGTGCCGTTCTGGAAGACGGTCGCCTTGCCCGAGCCAATGGTGACGGTGTCCTCGTAGCCATCTGGCCCGACGCGTCGCTCGAGCGGTGCTTCGAGAGCGATGACCACGCGTGGGGCGATCTGGCCACCTTCCCGGTCGGCGTGCGGTGCGCCAGCTAGTGAGCGTTTGTAGGTGTTGGTCGCTTTGTCATAAGCATAGGCGGTATTGTAAGTGCTGCCGCTAAAGTTGAGCTGGATAGTGGTGGCATTTGGTGTCTCGACCGGCTTGCCATCACCACGCTTGAAACCGGTAAATGATGATTCTTTGAAACCTTTACTAGCATTCAGGGCGTCAAGTTTCTCACCGGATGTGTAGACATTGTGTGGGGCGCGGCGGTCGCTGGCTCGCCAATAACTGCCGCCATTAAAGAACTGGTCGATGTCGCGGTAGCCGCTGCTGCGGACGGTATCGAGAGCGTTCGGGCTGCCGCCGACGTGGGCGATGGAGGCTTGGTACTGCGCGCCCCAGCTGAGATAGTAAAGGCGGAGGCTACGAACTGGGCCGATGAGGCCGGGCTTAGCGCCCTGATAAACAGCGAGGAAGCGCGTGATGCCACCCTCGGCGACGGCCTCATAGACGATACCGGCTCCGGAGAGGCCGGACTGTGGGCGAGCGTCGGGGCTGTTCTCGATCATGACGCCAGTGACGGGCTGCTTGGTGGCTGCTTCATCAGCGACTTCGAGACCGGTGAGTGGTGAGTAGAATTTGGTTGGCTTTTTCTTGGCAGTGAAGAACGGTAGGCCGCTATCGTGCTGGACGGAATTGATAGCGACGATGAAAATACCAGCGATGACCAGCGAGGTAGTAATCAAGACGATGGCCCACAAGTGCTTTTTGCACCACTGGACAAACGAGCGTTTTTTGGCCGGGGCGTTTGGTGACGCATGATCGGATTTAGCTGATGTTACCGTCGGTTTTTGGGCCGCGGTGGCTGGGCGAGGATTCTTGATGTGCATGGGTTTAGTATAGCATAAGCGGCGTGTTCGGTAAACGGAGCGATGCGCTCGCTGATCGAAGTATTTCGGTATAGTATGATGGCTATATTACACCCGCCGAGAACGCGGCGATTCCCCGCTCAAGCCGGGCTAGTGTACGCTCGCGGCCGATCAGCGCTAGCGTGTCATTCAGCTGCGGGCTGAACGGTGCCCAGGTGATGACGATGCGGATGAGACTAAAGAGAATGCCAGGCTTTTGGCCGGTGATTTCCAACAGTTCGTTCAGCCGGATCTGGACTAACTCTGGTGTCCAGTCGGTGAGCGTGGCGAGCTCGTGGCGGGCAGTTTCTAGTAATTCGCATCGCTCATTCTCAGATAATTTCTTGAGTTGTTTGTTGCTGTTGATGAGCTCCATGTTAATTTCAGGCTCCGCAAAAAAATAGCCAAACCCGCCGAGATCACGCAGGGTTTTTAAGCGGTCTTGCGCTAGTGCTAGGACGCGCCGACGATACTCCTCGTCCGCCCCGGCGGCACTGTCCGGCCAAAAATCATTAACCCGCTCGGCCAAATCATCCAGCGTCAGCGAGCGGATAAACTGCCCATTTGTCCACAGCAGCCGCTTTTCATCAAAGCGAGCGCCCGAGCGCTGCACGTGGTCGAGGCTGAACTTGGTAATTAGCTCATCCATGGTAAAGGTCTCTTGCTCGGTGCCGTCGTTCCAGCCCATGGTGGCGATGAAACTGTCCAGCGCCTCTGGCAGATAGCCGTCGCGGATATAATCTAGCACGTCTTTGGCGCCGTCGCGCTTGCCTAATTTCTTGTTGCCCTGCTCGTTCATGATGTGCGGTAGATGGGCGAATATGGGCCGCGGCAAGCCCAGCGCTTCGTAGAGTGCCAGATAATTTGGCATGCTGGAGATGAACTCTTGGCCGCGAATAACGTGGGTGATATTCATCTCGGTGTCGTCGATGATGTGGGCAAAATTGTAGGTCGGGTAGCCGTCAGACTTGATGAGGATGAAGTCGTCAACTACCTCGGGGCTGGTGGTGACGTCACCCATGACCTCGTCGTGGTAGGTATAGCTTTTGGGCTCAGCCTTGAAGCGCAGCGGCATCGTGCCGTCCCACTCCGGTGGATTGTCGGGGCGATGATCACGGTAGCGGAAGGCGCGCTTCTCGGCCTGGGCGGCGTCGCGAAACGCTTGGATTTGCTCAGGTGTGTAGGGATCAGCGTAGGCACGGCCGGCGTCGATTAGTTTCTGCGCCCACTGGCGGTAATGGTCTAATCGCTGGCTTTGGATGTATGGCCCGTATGGCCCACCAATGTCCGGGCCTTCGTCGTAGTCGAGGTGCAGTGCCTTGAGACTGGCGATCAGATGCTCGCGGCTGCCGGCAACTTCGCGGACCTTGTCAGTGTCTTCGAGGCGCAGGATAAATTGGCCGCCAGCCTGCCGGGCGACGAGAAAAGCAAATAATGCCGTGCGAATGCCGCCAACATGCAAAAACCCTGTTGGCGAGGGTGCGAAACGAGTGCGTGTAGTCATGGGGTGATTATAGCACGCGGGCGCGGCGCTGGTAAACGTGAGGGGTGTGCGTGCTTACGGGGCTGATTATAAACTAGTGGCGATTTTGGTGACTTGCTCGCTTGACAATGCCCCGCCGAGGGTGATCTGATAGAGGACGCCGCCATTGATCCAGCTGGCCGTCCGGTCGGTGCTGTAAATAGTCAGACCGCCGGCGGTGGTAGTTTGGACGTCGCCGCCGTCGGCGGTCAGGGTCTCTTTGAGGGCGGCGGAGTTGAGTGAGCTTTTTTGCTGGGTGATGGTGTAGGATTGGCCGCCGTCAGCGTAGGCAAATTTCATGCGGACTTCCCCGCTCTTGAAGGTAACCGGGCCGCTCAGGGCGTAGCCAGTTGGTCGGTAGCCGGGATATTTGGCGTTGATGCCAGATTGGATAGCGGCAATGCGAGTGGAGATGTTAGGCATGCCGAGGTAGGTGAAATAGCCACCGATCAGCATGATGGCCAGGCCGACGGAGGCGACTTGCAGCCAGCGACCCATGCGACTCTTTGGTTTTTTGGCGCGGCGCGGCGCTTTTTGCGGGGTGGTGGCGCGCTGCAGGGCTTCGGTGATGGCTTCATGCTTGAGAACGGCGGCTGGCTTGGGCGCGAGGGTCGCAGGATGCTGTTTGGCTGGAGTTTGATTTGGTTTAACGATACGAGTCGAGTGATGGTGTGATGTGGCTGGACTGCGGCGAGTTGCAGTTCGGGTGGTCTGATGAGGCTGCTGGGCGGCGCGAGCTTGGGCGCGCACCATGGTCGGGTGCGGTTCGGCAGGACGGTCACGCTTGGTTGGTTGCAGCTGGACACTCGGCACGCTCGGCGCAAATTTATTGACATGAACACTCATCGGGACGGAGGTGTCGCGCGTGATGTCGAGGCGACTGGCCAGGCGACGCTTGGCGTGCGATGGTGCGGCAACATGGCGGCGACTGAGCGTCGTTGATTTTTGGCCGGCAGTTTTGTGGACGGTTTTATGGATGATTTGTTTGTTCATGAACCCCTCGTATTCCTAATGCTTATATTTTATTGTACAAAGAGGACATGCTTTTTGCAAGGGGTGAAATGTGGTATAATCTCTCATTATGTATCGAAAACAAAAGCGCAGTTTAGAGCTCGCCCGCAGGACACTGATTTACACAGTTATGGTACTGGCGGTGTGTATATTGGCGTTCATTTTGATTTTTCATACGCTTGGCTATCAGCTGAATCTTAAGACGCAGACGGTTGAGCAGCGGGCGCTGGTGCAGTATGATTCGCGGCCGCAAGGCGCACGGGTGTTTGTCGATGGCATGGAGCTCGGCAAGACACATATCAAGGGCATGCTTCCTGAGGGGCAGCATCAATTTTCCATGCGCCTGGATGGCTATGACGAGTGGCGCAAGGTCGTCGAGGTTAAGGCCGGGACACTGACCTGGCTATCATATGCGCGGCTGGTGCCGAGTGAGCGGGTGGTGAGTTCGGTCAAGGAATTTTCGTCGCTGGCCTCGGTGCGATTTTCGCCAAATTGGCGGTTCATGCTGGGTGTGATGCAAGCGACCGATGCGCCGAAGATCGTCTGGGGCGATTTGCGTGATTCGGATAAGCCAAAGTTTAATGAGGTGACATTGGATACGTCGGTGGTGGCGGGCTATGGCGGCCAGGCGACGACGCACACATTCAAGATCGTTGAATGGGATTCCGGTAATCGCTACGCCATTCTCAAACACACCTACGTGGTCGAAGGCCAAGGCGAAAAAGTCCAGTGGCTGAAAGTCGACCGCGAGAATAAGACAGTGGCTGACATCACGAAAGTGATCGGGCTGGAACTAAAAGATGTGCGCTTCCTCGGTGAGAGCGGCAACGAACTATACATACTACAGTCGAGCGGCGAACTGCGGCGAGCGGACTTAAACGCAGCGACGATTTCTGCGCCGCTGATCAGTCATGTGCAGTCATTCTCGGTGTATGGTGCGGATTATATCACCTACGTCGGGACAAATGGTACGAGCAAGCTGCAGCTGGCGGGAATTTGGCGCAAGGACTGGACTGAGCCAGTGGTTGTGCGGCGACAGACTGAGGCGGAGGCTTCGACGCCGTTGATGATCAAGTTCTCGCGCTATGATAATAAAGACGTGCTGGTGGTTGGCGTCGGCTCGGCGGTGACGCTGCACATGGGCGCGGCGCTGGACGGGTCGAGCTCGTCAGCGTCAAAATTACTTGGTCGCGTCAAGTCGATCGCTGCCGGTAAACTACTGACCGAGCTGGATCTGAGCGGTACCGGGCGGTTCGTCTTGATGCGAACGACGGCTGGCTTTATGAGTTATGATATTGAGCGGCAATCGATGTCGCATGATACGGCACTGCCGACGGGAACGACGCTTGATTGGCTGGATGATTATCACGTGTGGAGTGTTGAGGGCGGCAAGCTGGTGATGCGCGAGTTCGACGGCGCTAATCAATCGACGATGCTGGAGGCCAGCGAAGGGTTTGATGCGTCACTGTCGCACGACGGCGACTGGCTGTATGCTTTCCGCCGAGCTGATAACGGCACGGTGACGATGTCACGGCTACGGATGACGATCAAGCGCTAAGCGCTAATTTGAATCTTATTGTGCTTTTATCGTGCTTTATTCCTTGGCGCCAAATAATCGTTCCAGTAGTGTTGGTGATGGCTTACCCGGGATAGCGGCGGATCGAGTGGTGACTGGCTCGGTTGATTTGGCAGCGCCAGATGGGTCGGGGCTGATTTGCTCGGCAAAGACCAGCAGGCGTTTTTCAGCAGTGCCAAGCGGTACACAGCTGATCAAAGTGAGCATCGGCTTATCGGTTTGAATTTGGACACGGCTGACCTCGTTTGGCATAACGACTTCTTTCTTGGTGACGGCGTAGGTGTAGCGTTTGCCCTGGTAGTGCATGTAGATGATGTCGTCTTTGACCAGCTTTTCGTTTTGAGCAAAGACAAACTTGTGGTCACCGGGCGCAAAGGCATCGTTAGACGAATGCGCCGAGAATACAGCATTGCCAACTTGGCCAGGCACGGCGTTCGCGCCAGCGATCGCGAAGTGAGCAGCGCCCTTCTCCATTGCTTTCATTTGAGCGTTATGGTCGGCCGCGTTAACGCCATAAATGACTGGTACATCAACGTTGAGTTTAGGAATGATCAGCCGTGGGTCGGGGCCGACAGTGGTGCTACTTGCTGGATTGACGATGATGTTTTGTGGATCAACATTGCCTGGGGTGGTATAGGCGGCGGCGATACCAAACAAGACGCGGTTGTACTGCAAAAAGACGAACGCTAGCAGCACCAATACACCTGCCAGTGCCGGGATGAAATGGCGTGACTTGGTGACTTTTTTGGCCTTGTCGCGGACGGTTTGCTGGATCTGGGTACGGAGGCGCTTGATGGGGTTTTGGGCGGACAACATATCGGTCATGGCCGGCGCGGCGGCGGCGTTAGCGTCGCGAGCAGACTGGACCAGCCGGTCAAATTCCTGTTGCTTTTGGTCAAGGTGTGAGGCATAATAGCGCTCGTAGTACATCTGATAATATTTCTGCCAAGAGCTGTGGTACTGCTTCCACTGATCAGCGGTGATTTGCGGCTGATGAGCGGGAGTTTTGGCCGGGGCGGTCGGTTGCGCCTGTGTGGTTGGTGGCGCGGCGGTGGGCTTGTCCGTTGACTTGTTCGCTGGCTGGGGCTGAGGTGACTCGGTGATGTGAGCGGGATGCTCGGGAGATGGCGCTGTGGCTGGCTGGGTCGGTTGAGCTGCCGGTGGCGCGGTGTTCAGGGCGTGTGGGCTTGGCGTGCGCGGTGGCGGCGTGACAGTAGTACGCTCGGTCGGTTCTGGATGTGGCTGCTCCGTGGGCCGCGGCTGAACCACCGGCGTGGTGTGTGGCGTGGACTCGGTGCTGCGACCGCCATAGATAGCATTAATTTGATCACGAATAACATTAGCGGCAGCAGCTTGCGAGCCAGAATAATCACGTGGTGGCGGCGTCAGTGGACGAGGTTGACTCGAGATTGGCGCTCCCACTCGCCTGCCAAACTGATCGTCATGTGGATTCATCACCCCTTATTATACGGGAAAACGTCGGAAAGATAAAGTATCCGGGCTCTTGCTGATGTGGTAGCGGCCGTGGTATAATTACCCTCGGATGACTTGGGGCGTTCTCTCGTGCCGCGGTGGCGGAATTGGTAGACGCGCTAGACTCAAAATCTGGTGAGCATTAGCTCGTGCCGGTTCAAGTCCGGCCCGCGGTACCAGAGGTCGCCTCAGTTTGTTTAATTTTATTCCCGTTTTGTAGCGGGAGTTTTATTGGTGGCAATACCTTATGAGAAGCTAATGTTAAGAATGAGAATGATGTCCGCACCCTTTCTTCTCTGGCTTTTGTTTTAGTGGCGGCAGAAGCATACAGTCAGCAACCTGTAGATCGAGAGAATGACCCTCATTACTAAAGTCAAACTCGATGAGGGACTGTTCATTAAATTCTCTCCCCGAGAGATTGTTCTGCGTGATACCGCCAACGATGACGGTTGGGTCTGTCGGTAGCATATTTTCTGTCCAGCGAATCACATGCCGTCTACTAATTCCCCTGGGAATCTTGGCAATGGTGACGTGTGGCTTGAATTTTTTATGGTGAGGAGTGGTAGCCCCTGCTTCTATAAATGCTTGCTTGATACGTCGTCTTTCTTCCCGCGGTAAAGTTTGGCTGAGGTCATTGAATACCAGAGTGAGTGCACACTCTCCTAATATACGAGCGCCAACTACATTGAGCTCAAGGCTCTTTTGTGATTGTTCCGGTAGGCGGACCTGCAGTCTAGACGGATGTAGAATCTTTGGGTATTCTCGTGCACCTAGGATAGTAAGATGACGCTCCTCGGATTGCGTTGGTTGTATGGGGTTGTCATTCAGTATACTAAATCGTTCCTGTATCTCTTGAGCAAAATCTGGATCTGATAGAGGAAATTCAGTCACAGGATGGTAAATCAGGCATTTTCGTGACATAACTATCCTTGTTATACCGCGTAGTCTATAAATCGTCAAGAGCTGGTGGGAACCGCCCCGGTTTATACGCTAGCGGCAATGCTGGTGCTGATGGCGGCCAGTGGTGCTTCGGGCGACCACAAGAGGTAGCTCGCGGCGTGCGCGGCAGTTTGTCCGCGCCAAAGCTGCATCGGCTCGGTCCAGGCTTGGGTGATGACTTCTCCGCTCCGTGCGACGACTAATTGATCGGCATGAAAAACTGCCAATGTGACCGGATAAGTGATGGTGAATTTGTGTAGCGCCTCAACTAACTGTGCTAGCTGCATGCTAAATGTCAGGATTTTTGGATAGTAGACGCTGCGAAAGAGCTTTTGCACTTGGGCGAATGAGGCGACAAAGACGACGTGGGGGTTATC
Encoded proteins:
- a CDS encoding DUF3048 domain-containing protein — protein: MHIKNPRPATAAQKPTVTSAKSDHASPNAPAKKRSFVQWCKKHLWAIVLITTSLVIAGIFIVAINSVQHDSGLPFFTAKKKPTKFYSPLTGLEVADEAATKQPVTGVMIENSPDARPQSGLSGAGIVYEAVAEGGITRFLAVYQGAKPGLIGPVRSLRLYYLSWGAQYQASIAHVGGSPNALDTVRSSGYRDIDQFFNGGSYWRASDRRAPHNVYTSGEKLDALNASKGFKESSFTGFKRGDGKPVETPNATTIQLNFSGSTYNTAYAYDKATNTYKRSLAGAPHADREGGQIAPRVVIALEAPLERRVGPDGYEDTVTIGSGKATVFQNGTATAITWKKDSLTAPLKLLDENGKDFTLGRGQTWIGVFTPGRGSVTWR
- a CDS encoding glutamate--tRNA ligase; protein product: MTTRTRFAPSPTGFLHVGGIRTALFAFLVARQAGGQFILRLEDTDKVREVAGSREHLIASLKALHLDYDEGPDIGGPYGPYIQSQRLDHYRQWAQKLIDAGRAYADPYTPEQIQAFRDAAQAEKRAFRYRDHRPDNPPEWDGTMPLRFKAEPKSYTYHDEVMGDVTTSPEVVDDFILIKSDGYPTYNFAHIIDDTEMNITHVIRGQEFISSMPNYLALYEALGLPRPIFAHLPHIMNEQGNKKLGKRDGAKDVLDYIRDGYLPEALDSFIATMGWNDGTEQETFTMDELITKFSLDHVQRSGARFDEKRLLWTNGQFIRSLTLDDLAERVNDFWPDSAAGADEEYRRRVLALAQDRLKTLRDLGGFGYFFAEPEINMELINSNKQLKKLSENERCELLETARHELATLTDWTPELVQIRLNELLEITGQKPGILFSLIRIVITWAPFSPQLNDTLALIGRERTLARLERGIAAFSAGVI
- a CDS encoding DUF4367 domain-containing protein, with protein sequence MNKQIIHKTVHKTAGQKSTTLSRRHVAAPSHAKRRLASRLDITRDTSVPMSVHVNKFAPSVPSVQLQPTKRDRPAEPHPTMVRAQARAAQQPHQTTRTATRRSPATSHHHSTRIVKPNQTPAKQHPATLAPKPAAVLKHEAITEALQRATTPQKAPRRAKKPKSRMGRWLQVASVGLAIMLIGGYFTYLGMPNISTRIAAIQSGINAKYPGYRPTGYALSGPVTFKSGEVRMKFAYADGGQSYTITQQKSSLNSAALKETLTADGGDVQTTTAGGLTIYSTDRTASWINGGVLYQITLGGALSSEQVTKIATSL
- a CDS encoding PEGA domain-containing protein; amino-acid sequence: MYRKQKRSLELARRTLIYTVMVLAVCILAFILIFHTLGYQLNLKTQTVEQRALVQYDSRPQGARVFVDGMELGKTHIKGMLPEGQHQFSMRLDGYDEWRKVVEVKAGTLTWLSYARLVPSERVVSSVKEFSSLASVRFSPNWRFMLGVMQATDAPKIVWGDLRDSDKPKFNEVTLDTSVVAGYGGQATTHTFKIVEWDSGNRYAILKHTYVVEGQGEKVQWLKVDRENKTVADITKVIGLELKDVRFLGESGNELYILQSSGELRRADLNAATISAPLISHVQSFSVYGADYITYVGTNGTSKLQLAGIWRKDWTEPVVVRRQTEAEASTPLMIKFSRYDNKDVLVVGVGSAVTLHMGAALDGSSSSASKLLGRVKSIAAGKLLTELDLSGTGRFVLMRTTAGFMSYDIERQSMSHDTALPTGTTLDWLDDYHVWSVEGGKLVMREFDGANQSTMLEASEGFDASLSHDGDWLYAFRRADNGTVTMSRLRMTIKR
- a CDS encoding sortase, with translation MNPHDDQFGRRVGAPISSQPRPLTPPPRDYSGSQAAAANVIRDQINAIYGGRSTESTPHTTPVVQPRPTEQPHPEPTERTTVTPPPRTPSPHALNTAPPAAQPTQPATAPSPEHPAHITESPQPQPANKSTDKPTAAPPTTQAQPTAPAKTPAHQPQITADQWKQYHSSWQKYYQMYYERYYASHLDQKQQEFDRLVQSARDANAAAAPAMTDMLSAQNPIKRLRTQIQQTVRDKAKKVTKSRHFIPALAGVLVLLAFVFLQYNRVLFGIAAAYTTPGNVDPQNIIVNPASSTTVGPDPRLIIPKLNVDVPVIYGVNAADHNAQMKAMEKGAAHFAIAGANAVPGQVGNAVFSAHSSNDAFAPGDHKFVFAQNEKLVKDDIIYMHYQGKRYTYAVTKKEVVMPNEVSRVQIQTDKPMLTLISCVPLGTAEKRLLVFAEQISPDPSGAAKSTEPVTTRSAAIPGKPSPTLLERLFGAKE